In bacterium (Candidatus Blackallbacteria) CG13_big_fil_rev_8_21_14_2_50_49_14, one DNA window encodes the following:
- a CDS encoding VapC toxin family PIN domain ribonuclease: MTLTYLLDTNILSEPLRPQPNPRILSQLQTQADRCATASIVIHELFYGCYRLPKGRKRSTIENYLHEVVLATLPILTYSPPAAEWHARERARLEGQGLTPPFADGQIAAVARVHGLTLVTRNLADYAHFELESIDWSL, encoded by the coding sequence GTGACCCTTACCTATCTGCTCGATACCAATATTCTCTCTGAACCCCTGCGCCCCCAGCCGAACCCCCGCATTCTTTCGCAATTGCAAACGCAGGCAGATCGCTGCGCGACTGCCAGTATCGTGATTCATGAACTCTTTTATGGCTGTTACCGTTTGCCCAAAGGGCGAAAGCGCAGCACGATTGAAAATTATCTGCACGAGGTGGTGCTGGCCACCCTGCCCATTTTGACCTATTCACCCCCTGCTGCTGAATGGCATGCCCGTGAACGCGCCCGTCTGGAGGGGCAAGGCCTGACGCCCCCCTTTGCCGATGGACAGATTGCTGCCGTGGCACGGGTACATGGCCTGACCCTGGTGACACGCAACCTGGCAGATTATGCCCATTTTGAACTTGAAAGCATCGATTGGTCACTTTAG
- a CDS encoding prevent-host-death family protein produces the protein MSSSYSIAEAKNALPSLVHAAETGTCVQITRRGKPVAVLLSMDDYSRLTHPQPSFGTALQAFLSHPPEPLPPDDTFDNLRDSSPGRSFHW, from the coding sequence ATGAGCAGTTCCTATTCGATTGCCGAAGCGAAAAATGCTTTGCCCAGCCTCGTGCATGCGGCGGAGACAGGCACCTGCGTTCAAATTACCCGGCGCGGGAAACCCGTCGCGGTCTTGCTCTCGATGGATGATTATTCACGCCTGACCCACCCGCAACCCTCTTTCGGCACCGCCCTTCAAGCCTTTCTCTCACACCCCCCTGAACCCCTTCCCCCTGATGATACCTTCGACAATCTCCGCGATTCCTCCCCTGGCCGCTCCTTTCACTGGTAA
- a CDS encoding aerotolerance regulator BatA, which produces MRFANPEAFLLLLVLPLFWFLRRNRQEPSQAMPLPAYQFLKDIRQPWPWKLWLPRLLTLLGLICLISAMARPQAGREVTSTKEKGVDIILALDTSGSMLAEDFLPNRLEAAKKVIAEFVRNQKSNRVGMVVFAGRSFTLLPMTTDYSLIIEAIKDIHPHIVKIDGTAIGDGISNAIYRFREDNLKSRVLILLTDGENTAGNIKPLVAAQVARQKNVRIYTIGMGKAEGVPIPVTDPRTGQRYYVRDRSGNLYLSRINAKELTEIAQLTGGLYFQADNAEKLKDIYKRIAEMEKAEYEVKHTTLYLEQMVWFGVPALILLMLALLMNLTVSRVLRV; this is translated from the coding sequence ATGCGCTTCGCCAATCCTGAAGCTTTTTTACTGCTGCTTGTGCTGCCCCTGTTCTGGTTTCTGCGCAGAAACCGCCAGGAACCCAGCCAGGCCATGCCCCTGCCTGCCTACCAATTTTTAAAGGATATCCGTCAGCCCTGGCCCTGGAAACTCTGGCTTCCCCGCCTGCTGACCCTGCTCGGTCTGATTTGCCTGATCAGCGCGATGGCCCGCCCCCAGGCCGGACGGGAAGTGACCAGCACCAAAGAAAAAGGCGTGGATATTATCCTGGCACTGGATACTTCCGGCAGCATGCTGGCAGAAGACTTTCTGCCCAACCGCCTGGAAGCCGCCAAAAAAGTCATTGCTGAATTCGTGCGCAACCAAAAAAGCAACCGGGTCGGCATGGTGGTTTTTGCCGGGCGTTCGTTTACGCTTTTGCCCATGACCACCGACTACAGCCTGATTATTGAAGCCATCAAAGATATTCACCCCCATATCGTCAAAATCGACGGCACAGCGATTGGCGACGGCATTTCCAATGCGATTTACCGCTTTCGCGAAGACAATCTCAAAAGCCGGGTCTTGATTCTGCTCACCGATGGTGAAAACACGGCGGGGAATATTAAACCTTTGGTGGCGGCCCAGGTCGCCCGCCAGAAAAATGTCCGCATTTACACGATTGGCATGGGCAAGGCCGAAGGGGTTCCCATTCCGGTCACCGATCCCCGCACCGGTCAGCGCTACTATGTTCGCGACCGCAGTGGCAACCTGTACCTCAGCCGTATCAACGCCAAAGAGCTGACTGAAATCGCACAGCTCACCGGGGGGCTCTATTTTCAGGCCGATAATGCCGAGAAACTCAAGGATATCTACAAACGCATCGCCGAAATGGAAAAAGCTGAATACGAGGTCAAGCACACCACCCTGTATCTGGAACAGATGGTCTGGTTTGGCGTGCCTGCTTTGATTCTTTTGATGCTGGCCCTGCTGATGAACCTGACCGTTTCACGGGTCTTGCGGGTTTAA